The sequence TTCAGGCCCAGTCCCTCGACGCCGATGCCGTCCTGAACGCGAAATCCGGCGCTGTGATTGGTGCACCGAAGCACCGTGCCGTCCGCGCTCAGCACGTTGTCGCCGCGATGATCGAGCGGCAGGTACTGATGCGGGCATGCATTGACATAGGCCGCGAGCGTGCCCGCCGACCGCACGATCAGGATCGGGAAATCAGCCGGGCCAAACTTGATGGATTTCAAGCTCCCTTCGCCAATGTCATGGGCGTCGCACAGGATGGCACCTTCGGCCGGAGCGCCGCGATAGCTCTTCCATGCGTCGGATATGGCTGCCTCCTTCAGGACGCCTTCAGCACGCCGCGCTGAATCTGATCGGCCTCGATACTCTCGAACAGGGCCTTGAAATTGCCCTCGCCGAAGCCGTCATCGCCCTTCCGCTGGATGAACTCGAAGAAGATCGGGCCGATCACGGTCTTGGAGAAGATCTGAAGCAGGATGCGGGTCAGTCCGCCATTGACGACACCTTCGCCGTCGATGAGGATTCCGTGCTTGCGCATACGCTCGAGCGGCTCGGTGTGGCCCTTCACGCGATCGAACGACTTGTCGTAGTAGATCGCGGGCGGGCCGGGCATGAATTCGAGCCCGCGACTGGCGATGGCGTCGGTCGCCGCATAGATGTCGTCGGTGCCGACCGCGATATGCTGGATGCC comes from Bradyrhizobium sp. CCGE-LA001 and encodes:
- a CDS encoding Rieske (2Fe-2S) protein, yielding MKSIKFGPADFPILIVRSAGTLAAYVNACPHQYLPLDHRGDNVLSADGTVLRCTNHSAGFRVQDGIGVEGLGLNCALDAIPIVVDDDGQIRVHGASAH